From the genome of Pseudomonas sp. gcc21, one region includes:
- a CDS encoding efflux RND transporter permease subunit, which translates to MDVAGYFIKRRVSSWLIAMILGIGGLIAFLGLGRLEDPAFTLKMAMVVTPYPGASPLQVEEEVTYPLENAIQQLPYIEEITSISSAGLSQITIEIQSQYGAEELAQIWDEMRRHVNDVRPTLPAGVGDPQINDDFGDVFGTFMMLSGAGYNFTELRDFAEYLRRELVLVPGVAKVSIAGAPQEEIHLEISRARLASLGIAPQRLQQVLSNQNVVSDAGHMLVGSESIRLHPTGEFQSVRELEQLIISEPGSAQRIYLGDIADVRRGFTERPGNLYRSGGQPALGLGVSFADHVNVVDVGEAVAQRLVELDQDRPAGMDIAVFYNQADEVQSSVRGFVFNFLASVAIVIGVLLVFMGLRSGLLIGLVLALTVLGTFIFMKMLGIELQRISLGALVIALGMLVDNAIVVVEGILVGRQRGETTMQAARNIVSQTMMPLLGATVIAIIAFAPIGLSDHATGEYTISLFQVLLISLFLSWVTAITLTPFFASLLFRDAAPGADQPEITDPYRGIIFTAYRAMLALALRQRTLTLVILGVLMVGSVIGFTQVRQSFFPPSNTPMFFVDLWFPKGSDIRHTEEVVAQIDRYVLEQEGVQQVSTTIGQGALRFILTYFPQRRHANYAQLLVRTENRDQIQPLIRQLDAYLHDEHPGVQAKIKQLMLGPGTDSKIEARFTGPDPIVLRKLGAQAIAIMREDPVSDAVMHDWRERTKLVRPQFVESQARELGVDKRDMDSMLKMNFSGLSVGLYRDGTRMLPIVARTPAEERLDASGLADLLIWSNGRGTYVPIEQVVNGFVTEWEDPLIMRRDRKRTLTVQADPAITSGETAAQLFERVKPEIEAIELPRGYSLEWGGEYENSKKAQRAVFGSLPLGYLAMFLITILLFDSFKRAIIIWLTVPLAVIGVTIGFLLTGIPFGFMALLGFLSLSGMLVKNGIVLVDEIRLQLDSGRDAYDALVTSAISRVRPVSMAALTTILGMAPLLTDGFFQSMAVVIMFGLGFATVLTLVILPVLYSVFFGISPARAMQHGN; encoded by the coding sequence ATGGACGTTGCCGGTTATTTCATCAAGCGCCGGGTCAGCAGTTGGCTGATTGCGATGATCCTCGGTATCGGCGGCTTGATCGCCTTTCTCGGGCTGGGCCGGCTTGAAGACCCCGCCTTTACATTGAAAATGGCCATGGTGGTGACGCCCTATCCGGGTGCTTCGCCGCTACAGGTCGAAGAGGAAGTCACCTACCCGCTGGAAAATGCCATCCAGCAACTGCCCTACATCGAGGAAATCACCTCCATCAGCAGCGCCGGGCTGTCGCAGATCACCATCGAGATTCAAAGCCAGTATGGCGCCGAGGAGCTTGCGCAGATCTGGGACGAGATGCGGCGGCACGTAAATGATGTGCGGCCCACTCTACCGGCCGGCGTCGGCGATCCGCAGATCAATGATGACTTTGGCGACGTCTTCGGCACCTTCATGATGCTCAGTGGCGCCGGCTACAACTTCACCGAATTGCGCGATTTCGCCGAATATCTGCGCCGTGAGCTGGTTCTGGTTCCCGGCGTGGCCAAGGTGTCCATCGCCGGGGCCCCGCAGGAGGAAATCCATCTGGAGATTTCCCGCGCCCGGCTCGCCAGCCTGGGGATCGCGCCGCAGCGATTGCAGCAGGTACTGAGCAATCAGAACGTCGTGTCGGATGCCGGCCATATGCTGGTCGGCAGCGAATCAATCCGCCTGCATCCCACCGGTGAATTCCAGAGCGTCCGCGAGCTTGAGCAGCTCATCATCAGCGAGCCCGGTAGCGCACAGCGTATCTATCTGGGTGATATTGCCGATGTGCGCCGCGGCTTCACCGAGCGGCCGGGCAACCTGTATCGCTCCGGTGGTCAGCCGGCACTGGGTCTGGGCGTCTCCTTTGCCGACCATGTCAACGTGGTGGATGTGGGCGAGGCGGTCGCACAGCGTCTGGTAGAGCTGGATCAGGACCGCCCGGCCGGAATGGATATCGCCGTCTTCTACAATCAGGCCGATGAAGTACAAAGCTCGGTGCGCGGGTTCGTATTCAACTTTCTCGCCTCGGTCGCCATCGTGATCGGTGTGTTGCTGGTCTTCATGGGGCTGCGCAGCGGTCTGCTGATCGGCCTGGTGCTGGCGCTTACCGTGCTGGGCACCTTTATTTTCATGAAGATGTTGGGCATTGAGCTGCAGCGCATTTCCCTTGGCGCGCTGGTGATTGCGCTGGGGATGCTGGTGGACAATGCCATCGTTGTGGTCGAGGGCATTCTGGTCGGTCGTCAACGCGGCGAGACGACGATGCAGGCCGCACGCAATATCGTCAGCCAGACGATGATGCCGCTGCTCGGCGCCACGGTCATCGCGATCATTGCCTTTGCACCGATCGGCCTGTCTGATCACGCCACAGGCGAATACACCATCTCGCTGTTCCAGGTGCTGCTGATTTCGCTGTTTCTCAGCTGGGTCACCGCGATCACCCTCACCCCGTTTTTTGCCAGCCTGCTGTTCAGGGACGCCGCGCCCGGCGCGGACCAGCCTGAAATCACGGACCCCTACCGCGGCATCATCTTTACTGCGTACCGCGCCATGCTTGCCCTGGCGTTGCGTCAACGCACGCTCACGCTGGTGATACTCGGAGTTCTGATGGTCGGCTCGGTCATCGGTTTCACCCAGGTCCGTCAGAGCTTTTTCCCGCCGTCCAATACGCCGATGTTCTTCGTTGACCTGTGGTTTCCCAAGGGCAGCGACATCCGGCATACCGAGGAGGTCGTCGCGCAGATTGATCGTTACGTGCTCGAGCAAGAGGGTGTGCAGCAGGTCAGCACCACTATCGGCCAGGGCGCGCTGCGTTTCATCCTCACCTACTTCCCCCAGCGGCGGCACGCCAATTACGCGCAGCTACTGGTGCGCACCGAGAATCGTGACCAGATCCAGCCGCTGATCAGGCAGCTGGATGCCTATCTGCATGACGAACATCCAGGCGTGCAGGCAAAGATCAAGCAGTTGATGCTTGGGCCGGGAACGGACAGCAAGATCGAAGCGCGCTTCACCGGCCCGGATCCGATTGTGCTGCGCAAGCTCGGCGCCCAGGCGATCGCAATCATGCGTGAGGACCCGGTTTCCGATGCGGTGATGCATGACTGGCGCGAGCGGACCAAGCTGGTGCGACCGCAGTTTGTCGAGTCCCAGGCACGCGAGCTGGGCGTCGACAAGCGCGATATGGACAGCATGCTGAAGATGAATTTCAGCGGCTTGAGCGTTGGTCTGTACAGGGATGGCACGCGGATGCTGCCCATCGTTGCGCGCACGCCGGCTGAAGAGCGGCTGGATGCCTCGGGCCTGGCGGACCTGCTGATCTGGAGTAATGGTCGCGGCACCTATGTGCCGATCGAGCAGGTGGTCAATGGGTTTGTGACCGAATGGGAAGATCCGTTGATCATGCGCCGCGATCGCAAGCGAACCCTGACGGTGCAGGCCGACCCTGCAATCACCAGTGGCGAGACGGCAGCACAGCTGTTTGAGCGGGTGAAGCCAGAGATCGAAGCCATCGAACTGCCACGGGGCTACAGTCTGGAATGGGGTGGCGAGTACGAGAACTCGAAAAAGGCCCAGCGCGCAGTATTCGGGAGTTTGCCGCTGGGCTATCTGGCGATGTTTCTCATCACCATCCTGCTGTTCGACTCCTTCAAGCGCGCCATCATCATCTGGCTGACCGTACCGCTTGCGGTTATTGGCGTGACCATCGGCTTCCTGTTGACCGGCATCCCCTTCGGTTTCATGGCGCTGCTGGGCTTCCTGAGTCTGAGCGGCATGCTGGTGAAGAACGGCATCGTGCTGGTGGATGAGATCCGTCTGCAGCTGGACAGCGGACGGGACGCCTATGATGCATTGGTGACCTCGGCCATCAGCCGGGTTCGCCCGGTCTCCATGGCCGCCCTGACCACCATCCTCGGCATGGCGCCGCTGCTGACTGATGGGTTTTTCCAGAGCATGGCCGTGGTGATCATGTTCGGCCTGGGCTTCGCCACGGTGCTGACGCTGGTGATCCTGCCGGTGCTTTACAGCGTGTTCTTTGGTATTTCACCCGCCCGAGCGATGCAGCACGGAAATTGA